Within Nocardioides rotundus, the genomic segment GAGGACCTCGAGGCGCAGACGGCCGAGAAGCCGTTCCTGCGCGCCGGGCAGAAGCGGCTCGCCGACGAGGTGACCACCTTCGTGCACGGATCCGCCGAGACCGAGGCCGCCAAGAGCGCCGCGGCCGCCCTGTTCGGCGGGGGAGACCTGTCCGCGGTGCCGGCCGACACCCTGGCCGCGGCGCTCCGGGAGGCCGGCTCGGTGCAGGCGCCCGCGGGCACCGGCGTGGTCGACCTCCTGGTCGCGTCCGGGCTGGCCGCGAGCAAGGGCGAGGCCCGCCGGACCATCGGCGAGGGAGGGGTCTACGTCAACAACGTGCGGGTCGAGGACGTCGATCACGCCCCCACCGCGGCGGACCTGCTCGGCGACTCCTGGCTGGTGCTGCGCCGGGGCAAGAAGCGGATGGCCGGCGTCCAGCTGGCCGGCTGAGGACGACCCCCCTCCTGACCTGCGGAAACGCTGGGCAACGCAGGCTGTGACCCGGCTCATGCCACCCCGATTTGCACGCTCTGGGAGGGGTGGGTAATGTTCTTCCTGTCGCCCGGTGCGCTGGGCGGCATCTGTCAGCTGGAACAGCCCGCGGACGTCGATTTGCGAGGCAGAAAAGCAGCCGATAGCGTTGGAAGCCCCGGGCAGGGCCCTGCGATCAGCGGGCACCACTCGAGTGCGTCTGATGTTTGAGAACTCAACAGTGTGTCATTTAGTCGATGAATTGGTTTGTTTGTTTTGCCTTTCCTCGTCTGCCTCTTTTTGTAGGGGTGGGTGGGGGTTGGTTTCTTTGAGCAGATGAGTTGATTCTAGCTATGTTTTTTATGCTAGTGATGCTTGTTTTGGTCAGGGTATGATTTTTCGTTGGTTTTCGATGGAGAGTTTGATCCTGGCTCAGGACGAACGCTGGCGGCGTGCTTAACACATGCAAGTCGAGCGGAAAGGCCCCTTTGGGGGTACTCGAGCGGCGAACGGGTGAGTAACACGTGAGTAATCTGCCCTTCACTTCAGGATAGCTCCCGGAAACGGGGATTAATACTGGATATGACACATTCGCGCATGTGGGTGTGTGGAAAGTTTTTTCGGTGGGGGATGTGCTCGCGGCCTATCAGCTTGATGGTGGGGTAATGGCCTACCATGGCTTCGACGGGTAGCCGGCCTGAGAGGTGACCGGTCACACTGGGACTGAGACACGGCCCAGACTCCTACGGGAGGCAGCAGTGGGGAATATTGGACAATGGGCGGAAGCCTGATCCAGCAACGCCGCGTGAGGGATGACGGCCTTCGGGTTGTAAACCTCTTTCAGCACAGACGAAGCGCAAGTGACGGTATGTGCAGAAGAAGGACCGGCCAACTACGTGCCAGCAGCCGCGGTAATACGTAGGGTCCGAGCGTTGTCCGGAATTATTGGGCGTAAAGGGCTCGTAGGCGGTTTGTCGCGTCGGGAGTGAAAACGCCGTGCTTAACACGGTGCTTGCTTTCGATACGGGCAGACTGGAGGCATGCAGGGGAGAATGGAATTCCTGGTGTAGCGGTGAAATGCGCAGATATCAGGAGGAACACCGGTGGCGAAGGCGGTTCTCTGGGCATGTCCTGACGCTGAGGAGCGAAAGTGTGGGGAGCGAACAGGATTAGATACCCTGGTAGTCCACACCGTAAACGTTGGGCGCTAGGTGTGGGATCCATTCCACGGGTTCCGTGCCGCAGCTAACGCATTAAGCGCCCCGCCTGGGGAGTACGGCCGCAAGGCTAAAACTCAAAGGAATTGACGGGGGCCCGCACAAGCGGCGGAGCATGCGGATTAATTCGATGCAACGCGAAGAACCTTACCTGGGTTTGACATACACCCTGCCGCTCCAGAGATGGGGCTTCTTTTGGGGGTGTACAGGTGGTGCATGGCTGTCGTCAGCTCGTGTCGTGAGATGTTGGGTTAAGTCCCGCAACGAGCGCAACCCTTGTCACATGTTGCCAGCACGCCCTTCGGGGTGGTGGGGACTCATGTGAGACTGCCGGGGTCAACTCGGAGGAAGGTGGGGATGACGTCAAGTCATCATGCCCCTTATGTCCAGGGCTTCACGCATGCTACAATGGCCGGTACAGAGGGCTGCGATCCCGTGAGGGGGAGCGAATCCCAAAAAGCCGGTCTCAGTTCGGATTGGGGTCTGCAACTCGACCCCATGAAGTCGGAGTCGCTAGTAATCGCAGATCAGCAACGCTGCGGTGAATACGTTCCCGGGCCTTGTACACACCGCCCGTCACGTCACGAAAGTCGGCAACACCCGAAGCCGGTGGCCCAACCCTTGTGGGGGGAGCCGTCGAAGGTGGGGCTGGTGATTGGGACGAAGTCGTAACAAGGTAGCCGTACCGGAAGGTGCGGCTGGATCACCTCCTTTCTAAGGAGCACCCGTGGCTGTGGGTCAGGTGATGGCATCATCCGTTGTGGGTGGTGCGCGCTGGCTGCACGGTGATGTGGGTGCGTTCTAGTGGAATCATCGACACCCCTTGTTGTCTGTCCCGCTGGTTGTGGGGTGGATGTGGGGGGTTGGCACGCTGTTGGGTGTCTGAGGCATCAGACACCACACGCCCCCGGGTCTGGGGTTGGTCTCTCATCGTGTGTGGGGGGCTGGTTCTGGTGGGGGGTGTGGGGGTGGGTTTCTTGGGTGCCTGGCCTGCCGGCTGGTGGATCGTGATGGTCTGGTGGTGGTGGGTGTGGGTTGGTTGTTTGAGTTGTGGATAGTGGACGCGAGCATCTTTGTAGCTTTTTTGTTTTGTGTGTTTGTTTTGATTGTTGTTTGGCAAGCTATGAAGGGCGCATGGTGGATGCCTTGGCATCAAGAGCCGATGAAGGACGTTGGAGCCTGCGATAAGCCCTGGGGAGTTGGCAACCGAGCGTTGATCCAGGGGTGTCCGAATGGGGAAACCTGGCCAGAGTCATGTCTGGTCACCTGCACCTGAATGTATAGGGTGTGTGGAGGGAACTCCGGGAAGTGAAACATCTCAGTACCGGAAGGAAGAGAAAACAATTGTGATTCCGAGAGTAGTGGCGAGCGAAATCGGATGAGGCCAAACTCGTTTCGTGTGATAGACGGCAGTCGTTGCGGGGCGAGGGTTGTGGGATGAGTGTGTGTTGCCTCTGCCGGGGTGACGCGCGTGGTGTGTGTTGAAGTTGAAGTGGCCTGGAATGGTCTACCGTAGTGGGTGAGAGTCCTGTAGACGTATGACACGCTCCCGTGTGGCGCTTTTTCCCAAGTAACACGGAACTCCTGAAATTCTGTGTGAATCTGGCGGGACCACCCGTCAAGCCTGAATACTCCTTGATGACCGATAGCGGATCAGTACCGTGAGGGAAAGGTGAAAAGTACCCCTGGCGGGGAGTGAAATAGTACCTGAAACCGTGCGCCTACAATCCGTCAGAGCCTCTTTTGGGGTGATGGCGTGCCTTTTGAAGAATGAGCCTGCGAGTTTGCGTTGTGTAGCGAGGTTAACCCGTGTGGGGTAGCCGTAGCGAAAGCGAGTCCGAAGAGGGCGTGTGAGTTGCACGATCAAGACCCGAAGCGGAGTGATCTATCCATGGGCAGGTTGAAGCGTCGGTAAGACGACGTGGAGGACCGAACCCACTTAGGTTGAAAACTGAGGGGATGACCTGTGGATAGGGGTGAAAGGCCAATCAAACTTCGTGATAGCTGGTTCTCCCCGAAATGCATTTAGGTGCAGCGTTGCGTGTTTCTTTCCGGAGGTAGAGCACTGGATAGCCGATGGGCCCTACCAGGTTACTGACGTTAACCAAACTCCGAATGCCGGGAAGTGAAGCGCAGCAGTGAGACTGCGGGGGATAAGCTTCGTAGTCGAGAGGGAAACAGCCCAGACCATCAGCTAAGGCCCCTAAGCGGTGACTAAGTGGAAAAGGATGTGGAGTCGCAGTGACAACCAGGAGGTTGGCTTGGAAGCAGCCACCCTTGAAAGAGTGCGTAATAGCTCACTGGTCAAGTGATTCCGCGCCGACAATGTAGCGGGGCTCAAGTCATCCGCCGAAGCTATGGCATTCACCGTGTGCCCGGAAGGGTGGTGGATGGGTAGGGGAGCGTCGTCTTCTGCTGTGAAGCCCGGGAGTGATCCGCGGGTGGAGTGGAGACGAGTGAGAATGCAGGCATGAGTAGCGAATCACGGGTGAGAAACCCGTGCGCCGAATGATCAAGGGTTCCAGGGTCAAGCTAATCTGCCCTGGGTAAGTCGGGACCTAAGGCGAGGCCGACAGGCGTAGTCGATGGACAACGGGTTGATATTCCCGTACCGGCAATGTAGCGCCCATGACGAACCCGGTGATGCTAACCACCCGACACAGGTCTTCACTCCACCCTTGTGGTGGGGATGGGCCTGGATAGCGTGGGACCCGAACCGGTAGTAGTCAAGCGATGGGGTGACGCAGGAAGGTAGCCCAGCCACAGCGATGGTTGTCTGTGGGCAAGACTGTAGGACCAGACCTAGGCAAATCCGGGTCTGATGTGTCTGAGAGTCGACGCGGAGCCAATATTGGTGAAGTGGGTGATCCTATGCTGTCGAGAAAAACCTCTAGCGAGCTATGCGCCGCCCGTACCCCAAACCGACTCAGGTGATCAGGTAGAGAATACCAAGGCGATCGAGACAACCATGGTTAAGGAACTCGGCAAAATGCCCCCGTAACTTCGGGAGAAGGGGGGCCGGATCCGTCAAGCACCTTGCGTGTGGCAGCGGTGATGGCCGCAGAGACCAGGCCCAAGCGACTGTTTACTAAAAACACAGGTCCGTGCGAAGTTGTAAGACGATGTATACGGACTGACTCCTGCCCGGTGCTGGAAGGTTAAGAGGACCCGTTAAACACGTGTGTTGAAGCGGAGAATTTAAGCCCCAGTAAACGGCGGTGGTAACTATAACCATCCTAAGGTAGCGAAATTCCTTGTCGGGTAAGTTCCGACCTGCACGAATGGAGTAACGACTTGGGCGCTGTCTCAACCATGGACTCGGCGAAATTGCACTACGAGTAAAGATGCTCGTTACGCGCGGCAGGACGGAAAGACCCCGGGACCTTTACTATAGTTTGGTATTGGTGTTTGGTTCGGCTTGTGTAGGATAGGTGGGAGACGGTGAAGCATGCACGCCAGTGTGTGTGGAGTCAACGTTGAAATACCACTCTGGTCGTACTAGATGTCTAACCTAGGACCGTGATCCGGTTCAGGGACAGTGCCTGATGGGTAGTTTAACTGGGGCGGTTGCCTCCTAAAGAGTAACGGAGGCGCTCAAAGGTTCCCTCAGCCTGGTTGGCAATCAGGTGTTGAGTGTAAGTGCACAAGGGAGCTTGACTGTGAGACAGACATGTCGAGCAGGGACGAAAGTCGGAACTAGTGATCCGGCCACGGCATGTGGAAGCGTGGTCGCTCAACGGATAAAAGGTACCCCGGGGATAACAGGCTGATCTTCCCCAAGAGTCCATATCGACGGGATGGTTTGGCACCTCGATGTCGGCTCGTCGCATCCTGGGGCTGGAGTAGGTCCCAAGGGTTGGGCTGTTCGCCCATTAAAGCGGCACGCGAGCTGGGTTTAGAACGTCGTGAGACAGTTCGGTCCCTATCCGCCGCGCGCGTAGGAAACTTGAGAAAGGCTGTCCCTAGTACGAGAGGACCGGGATGGACGAACCTCTGGTGTGCCAGTTGTCCCGCCAGGGGCACGGCTGGTTGGCTACGTTCGGAAGTGATAACCGCTGAACGCATCTAAGCGGGAAGCACGTTTCAAGATAAGGTTTCCCACACTATGTTGGTAAGGCCCCCCACAGACCATGGGGTTGATAGGCCGGAGGTGTACAGCAGCAATGCCCAGCCGACCGGTACTAATAGGCCGAGGGCTTGCCACCAACAATCATGACAAACCCACAACACAAGTCATGAACGCTATCAAGTGCTTTGTCTCGCGTCCACTAGACACAACCCAAACCACCACACCACAACACCAGGCACCACACACGCCCTGGTGACAGTGGCACACAACAGGTGGATAGAGTTACGGCGGTCATAGCGAAAGGGAAACACCCGGACCCATCCCGAACCCGGAAGTTAAGCCTTTCAGCGCCGATGGTACTGCGACCGCGAGGCTGTGGGAGAGTAGGACACCGCCGAACATACTTCGACTGGGAGGTCACCGCTAAGGTGGCCTCCCAGTCTCATTTCCGAGGAAGAGGTTCATCGTGAGCGACGATCGTCGTCGTGGTTCGGGACGCCCCGGACAGGCCCGGTCCGGGCAGCAGAGCCGATCCGGTCAGTCGGGGCGTTCGGGCTCCTCGCAGGGCCGCTCCGGTCGCCCGGAGCAGACCGGCAGGGGTCGACCGCGCACCCAGGGCGGCAAGCCCGCGGGCGCCGGGAGCAAGGGGGGACGCCCAGCCCGGAAGGGGGACTGGAAGCGCCCCGCGGAGAAGCAGGAGCCGCGCACGGCCGAGCAGGCCAAGTACGACGGCCCGCCGATCCCGGACCACATCACCGGCCGTGAGCTCGACCGGTCCGTGGCGGCCCAGCTCAAGGGGCTGCCGGACCGGCTGGCCCTGCGGGTGGCTCGGCACCTGGCCGCCGCGCAGGAGCTGATCGAGGAGGACCCCGAGACCGCCTACCAGCACACCCTGGCCGCACGAGCGCGTGCCGGCCGGCTGGCCGTGGTGCGCGAGGCGACGGGGGAGGCCGCCTATGCGGCCGGGCACTACGCCGAGGCGCTGGCCGACCTGCGGGCGGCCAAGCGGATGAACGGCGCCACCGCCTATCTCCCGATGATGGCCGACAGCCACCGCGCTCTGGGGAAGCCCGAGCAGGCCCTCAAGCTGGCCCGGAGCGAGGGCGTGAAGAACTTCGACTCTCCGGCCCGCGCGGAGATGACCCTGGTCGAGTCCGGTGCCCGCCGCGACATGGGACAGCTGGACGCCGCTCTGCGGGTGCTGGAGCAGGCTCCGCTCATGTCCAGCAGCCGGGAGCCCTGGGTGGTGCGCCTGCGCTACGCCTACGCCGACACGCTGCTGGCAGCGGGACGCGAGGAGGAGGCGCTGGCCTGGTTCCACCGGACCCACGCGATCGACGGCACCGAGATCACCGATGCCGCGGAGCGCGCGGAGGAGCTGGAGCGCGGCCGGGAGTGAGGTCGCCGTACCGCTGGCAATCCTCTCTCCCATGCGTCACAATGGTTGTCACAACCACACACGCGTCACATCCGTGACCGACTCGCATCATCACCTTCGAGGACCGCTGGGGAAGGCGTCGCCTCGACGCCGGTGATGAAGGAGGGTCATGGTGACCACGCACACCCACAGCCGCCGCGGTGGCGGGGCGATGACGCCTGCCACGACGCGCGGTGTTCTCTACGTGCACTCGGCGCCGTCCGCGCTCTGCCCGCACATCGAGTGGGCCGTCGCGGGGGTCCTGGGGTCGGCCGTCAGCCTGGAGTGGACGCCGCAGCCGGCGCAGTCCGGCAGCTACCGCGCCGAGCTCTCCTGGAACGGCGACGTCGGCACCGCCGCGGCCATCACCTCCGCGCTGCGCGGCTGGAACCACCTCCGCTTCGAGGTCACCGAGGAGCCCGGCACGGGCACCGAGGGAGCGCGATTCTCCTACACCCCCGACCTGGGCGTCTTCCATGCCGTCACCGGCGTGCACGGCGACATCATGATCCCCGAGGACCGGCTCAAGGCCGCCGTCGTGCGGGCCGCGGTCGGCGACGCCACGCTGCTCGTCGAGATCGACCGCCTGCTCGGCAAGCCCTGGGACGACGAGCTGGAGAGCTTCCGGTACGCCGGCGAGGGCGCCCCCGTCCGCTGGCTCCACCAGGTCGTCTGAGCGCCCTCCGGCGAGGCAGGACGCAGGAGGGCGACCCGGGCCGAGGCCCGAGCCGCCGTCACGAGGCGCGCCGACGCCGCAGGGCGCCGCCGGCGTACCGGTCAGGAGACGCTGCCGAAGGCCACCGCGACGTTCGCGCCGCCGAAGCCGAAGGAGTTGTTGAGGCCGACGATGTCGCCCTCGGGCAGGTCACGTGCCTTGGTGGGGATGTCCAGGTCGACCTTGGGGTCCTTGTCGTCCAGGTTGATCGTGGGCGGGGAGACCCGCTCGTGCAGCGCCATCACCGTCGCGACGGCCTCCAGCGCGCCCGCGCCGCCGAGCAGGTGCCCGGTCATCGACTTGGTGCTGGTCACGACCACGTCGTCGACCGCGTCGCCGAGCACGGCGTGCAGCATCAGGCCCTCGGCGACGTCTCCCAGCGGCGTGGAGGTGGCGTGCGCGTTGACGTGCCGCACGTCGGAGGGCGAGACCTCGGCGGCCTCGATCGCCTGCCGGATGGCGCGGGTGCCGCCCCGGCCCTCGGGGTCCGGCTGCGCGATGTCGTGGGCGTCGTTGCTGATGCCGGCGCCCAGGACGGCGGCGTAGATCCGCGCACCGCGGGCCTTCGCGTGCTCCTCGGACTCCAGGATCAGCGCGGCGCCGCCCTCACCGAGCACGAAGCCGTCGCGGCCGGTGTCCCAGGGGCGCGAGACCGTCGTGGGGTCGCCGTCGTTCTTCGACAGCGCCATCATGTTCGCGAACGCGGCCATCGGCAGCGGGTGGATGGCGGCCTCGGTGCCCCCGGCGATCACCACGTCGGCGCGGCCCAGCCGGATCATGTCGATCGCCATGGCGATCGCCTCGTTGCCGGACGCGCAGGCCGAGGTCGGCGCGTGGACGGCGGCGCGGGCGCCGTACTTCAGCGACACGTTCGCCGCCGGTGCGTTCGGCATCAGCATCGGGACCGCGAGGGGCGAGACGCGGCGGGGGCCGCGGTCGCGCAACGCGTCGTGGTTCTCCAGCAGCGTGGTCACGCCGCCGATGCCGGAGGCGAGCGCCACCCCGAGACGCTCCCGCTCGACGTCGTCACCGAGGCCGGAGTCCTCCCAGGCCTGGTCGGCGGCGATCACGGCGAACTGGGAGGACCGGTCCAGCCGGCGGGCCTTGACCCGCTCGAGCACCTCGGACGGCTCCACGGCCACCCGGCCGGCGATCTTCACCGGCATGTCCTCGGCCCATTCGTCCTCGAGGCGCCGGACGCCGGAGGTGCCGTTGGTCAGGGCCTGCCACGTGGAGGCCAGGTCGCCGCCGACGGGCGAGGTGACGCCCATGCCGGTGACGACGACGCGTCGAGAGGTCATCGATGCAGTCCGTTTCGTTCGGGTGCGGGTGGTGGGGCGGTCACCGGACCGGCGGTCGAGACGAGCTCGGCCGCCGGCCCGGATCCGGTCAGGCCTGAGCGCGCTCGATGTAGGCGACGGCGTCGCCCACGGTCTTGAGGTTCTTCACCTCGTCGTCGGGGATGGTCACGCCGAACTTCTCCTCGGCGGCCACGACGACCTCAACCATGGACAGCGAGTCGACGTCGAGGTCGTCGACGAAGGACTTGTCCATCTGGACGTCGGCCTGGTCGATTCCGGCGACCTCGTTGACGATGTCGGCCAGGTCGGCGCGGATCTCTTCAGTGGTGGCCATGCGGCTCATCTCTCCTTGGTTGGTTGGTGCTGATGCGGACAATCTGCCACGGGATATGTGGATCAGGGAACGGTGACGACCTGGGCCGCGTAGGCCAGGCCGGCCCCGAAGGCGATGAGCAGCGCCGTGTCGCCGCTCTTGGCC encodes:
- a CDS encoding tetratricopeptide repeat protein yields the protein MSDDRRRGSGRPGQARSGQQSRSGQSGRSGSSQGRSGRPEQTGRGRPRTQGGKPAGAGSKGGRPARKGDWKRPAEKQEPRTAEQAKYDGPPIPDHITGRELDRSVAAQLKGLPDRLALRVARHLAAAQELIEEDPETAYQHTLAARARAGRLAVVREATGEAAYAAGHYAEALADLRAAKRMNGATAYLPMMADSHRALGKPEQALKLARSEGVKNFDSPARAEMTLVESGARRDMGQLDAALRVLEQAPLMSSSREPWVVRLRYAYADTLLAAGREEEALAWFHRTHAIDGTEITDAAERAEELERGRE
- a CDS encoding DUF3145 domain-containing protein, which gives rise to MTPATTRGVLYVHSAPSALCPHIEWAVAGVLGSAVSLEWTPQPAQSGSYRAELSWNGDVGTAAAITSALRGWNHLRFEVTEEPGTGTEGARFSYTPDLGVFHAVTGVHGDIMIPEDRLKAAVVRAAVGDATLLVEIDRLLGKPWDDELESFRYAGEGAPVRWLHQVV
- the fabF gene encoding beta-ketoacyl-ACP synthase II, whose amino-acid sequence is MTSRRVVVTGMGVTSPVGGDLASTWQALTNGTSGVRRLEDEWAEDMPVKIAGRVAVEPSEVLERVKARRLDRSSQFAVIAADQAWEDSGLGDDVERERLGVALASGIGGVTTLLENHDALRDRGPRRVSPLAVPMLMPNAPAANVSLKYGARAAVHAPTSACASGNEAIAMAIDMIRLGRADVVIAGGTEAAIHPLPMAAFANMMALSKNDGDPTTVSRPWDTGRDGFVLGEGGAALILESEEHAKARGARIYAAVLGAGISNDAHDIAQPDPEGRGGTRAIRQAIEAAEVSPSDVRHVNAHATSTPLGDVAEGLMLHAVLGDAVDDVVVTSTKSMTGHLLGGAGALEAVATVMALHERVSPPTINLDDKDPKVDLDIPTKARDLPEGDIVGLNNSFGFGGANVAVAFGSVS
- a CDS encoding acyl carrier protein — translated: MATTEEIRADLADIVNEVAGIDQADVQMDKSFVDDLDVDSLSMVEVVVAAEEKFGVTIPDDEVKNLKTVGDAVAYIERAQA